The Lachnospiraceae bacterium genome includes the window TAAGACCGGTAAATAAGGTAAAGGGGTGACATTTCAATATGGTTAAGAAAGCATCAAGCAATCGTGTTCAGAAGCATTACAGAATGCGTAAAAATATTAACGGAACAATGCAGCGCCCTCGCCTTAGCGTTTTCCGCAGCGATAAGCACATCTATGCTCAGATTATTGATGATACAAGCGCTACGACTTTGGTAGCAGCCTCCACTGTTGAAAAAGCAGTAAAAGAAAAGGTTGAGTTTACCAATAATGTAGAGGCTGCCAAAGCTGTCGGCGAATTAGTAGCAAAGCGTGCAGTCGAAAAGGGAATCAATACAGTGGTATTTGATCGCGGCGGTTTTCTGTATCATGGAAAAATTAAAGCTTTAGCCGATGCCGCCAGAGAAGCTGGCTTGCAGTTTTAAGAATCGGAGGCAGATGAATGAATAACAATAGAATTGATCCCAATACTCTGGGTGAGTTAGAATCCAAAGTAGTGACTATCAAACGTGTTACCAAGGTTGTAAAGGGTGGACGTAATATGAAATTCACAGCTTTGGTAGTAGTAGGAGATAAAAACGGTCATGTAGGATTTGGTCTGGGTAAATCTCTGGAGATTCCGGAAGCGATTCGTAAGGGAGAAGAAG containing:
- a CDS encoding 50S ribosomal protein L18 — protein: MVKKASSNRVQKHYRMRKNINGTMQRPRLSVFRSDKHIYAQIIDDTSATTLVAASTVEKAVKEKVEFTNNVEAAKAVGELVAKRAVEKGINTVVFDRGGFLYHGKIKALADAAREAGLQF